In Caproicibacterium amylolyticum, a genomic segment contains:
- a CDS encoding phage minor capsid protein — MLTPDYLDHCTDDIVELHSRLENQIIRDIVRRLLKTGRMTDTAAYQAVMVQQSGLLYAEVIQRVSKLSGLSARQVRAMFEDAETACITADNRIYIAAGLKPSIKLSPAAHERILAAVRKTAGQLQNLTMTTASTSQQAYIQAATMVEMQVSSGAFDYNTAFRMAVRQAAEAGCTVSYPSGHVDKLDVAIRRAGLTGVNQTAAETTLMHADDMGCDLVETTAHSGARPTHAVWQGKVFSRSGRSGEYDDFESSTGYGTGAGLCGWNCRHSFFPYFEGLSSSAYPRDEINRKNNAKVTYNDGKISYYDATQIQRSMERKIRETKRELAAYDEAGFKDEFSAASLKLKAQRGKLNDFCEETGLLRQSEREQVLGYSHSQSAKAVWAARK, encoded by the coding sequence ATGTTAACCCCTGATTATCTCGACCACTGCACAGATGATATTGTAGAGCTGCATAGCCGATTAGAAAATCAAATCATTCGCGATATTGTCAGGCGGCTATTGAAAACCGGCCGCATGACTGATACAGCAGCATATCAGGCGGTTATGGTACAGCAATCTGGCTTACTGTATGCGGAAGTTATACAGCGTGTTTCAAAGCTATCTGGACTGTCTGCAAGGCAGGTCAGGGCAATGTTCGAGGATGCAGAAACCGCCTGCATTACTGCTGACAATCGGATTTATATTGCTGCTGGCCTGAAACCATCAATTAAGTTGTCCCCCGCCGCGCATGAGCGAATTTTGGCGGCTGTGCGTAAAACTGCCGGGCAATTACAAAATCTGACTATGACAACCGCCAGCACATCACAGCAAGCGTACATACAAGCGGCGACAATGGTTGAAATGCAAGTCAGCAGCGGTGCATTTGATTACAATACAGCTTTTCGTATGGCCGTCAGGCAAGCAGCAGAAGCCGGATGCACGGTGTCTTATCCGTCCGGACATGTTGACAAGCTGGACGTTGCAATCAGACGCGCGGGGCTGACCGGAGTCAACCAGACGGCGGCAGAAACAACGCTTATGCACGCGGATGACATGGGGTGCGACCTAGTCGAAACAACCGCGCACTCCGGTGCCCGGCCTACGCACGCAGTTTGGCAGGGCAAAGTATTCAGCCGGTCAGGCAGAAGCGGAGAGTATGACGACTTTGAGAGTTCTACTGGCTACGGAACTGGTGCGGGGCTGTGTGGGTGGAACTGCCGACACAGCTTTTTCCCATATTTTGAGGGATTAAGTAGCAGCGCCTACCCGCGCGATGAAATCAACCGCAAGAACAATGCAAAAGTCACTTACAACGATGGAAAAATCAGCTATTACGATGCTACACAAATCCAGCGGTCAATGGAACGCAAAATTAGAGAAACGAAGCGGGAACTGGCAGCATATGACGAAGCAGGCTTTAAAGATGAATTTTCCGCTGCATCTTTAAAGCTGAAGGCACAGCGAGGCAAGCTGAATGATTTTTGCGAGGAAACCGGCCTGCTGCGGCAGAGCGAGCGCGAACAGGTACTTGGATATTCGCATAGTCAGTCGGCTAAGGCCGTTTGGGCGGCAAGAAAATAG
- a CDS encoding phage scaffolding protein, which translates to MKKEELTALGLTEDQAEKVFALHGKDITKLQGANAAITTERDNYKAQLDTANTKLTGYDPEWKAKADTAATTAQKQVDAIKFDYALNDALKTAKAKDVTGVKAHLKTDALKLDGDNILGLKEQLESVKKDYGFLFNSEEKPPQFSGATPGPSAGALTDKDKANAALREVFGGSKE; encoded by the coding sequence ATGAAAAAAGAAGAATTGACAGCGCTTGGCCTTACGGAAGACCAGGCAGAAAAGGTTTTTGCCTTACACGGCAAAGATATCACAAAATTGCAGGGTGCCAATGCCGCAATTACGACCGAGCGGGACAACTACAAAGCGCAGTTGGATACAGCAAACACAAAGCTGACTGGTTATGACCCGGAATGGAAAGCAAAAGCTGATACAGCCGCCACGACAGCGCAAAAACAGGTTGATGCAATCAAGTTTGACTATGCACTAAACGATGCACTGAAAACGGCAAAAGCAAAGGATGTGACCGGAGTTAAAGCTCACCTTAAAACCGATGCCTTGAAACTTGACGGCGATAATATTCTTGGTTTGAAAGAACAGCTTGAATCTGTGAAAAAAGATTACGGATTCCTTTTTAATTCCGAGGAAAAGCCGCCGCAGTTTTCCGGAGCTACCCCCGGCCCCAGTGCCGGAGCACTCACCGACAAAGACAAAGCAAATGCCGCCCTGCGTGAAGTATTCGGTGGCAGTAAGGAGTAA
- a CDS encoding minor capsid protein produces MGVKVVLDLPVARDIIQKRGLQDKGPIQKFFASEVARQCDPYVPMQSGTLKNTAQVQPDGVLYDQPYARRQYYENGGNGTDGTANGGRRGKEWDKRMIADHGDEITAAVAKKVGGRLG; encoded by the coding sequence ATGGGCGTTAAAGTTGTGCTTGATTTACCAGTTGCGCGCGACATTATTCAAAAGCGAGGTTTGCAGGATAAAGGGCCTATTCAAAAATTCTTTGCTTCCGAAGTTGCACGGCAGTGCGACCCGTATGTGCCTATGCAGTCCGGAACGCTGAAAAATACAGCGCAGGTGCAACCTGACGGAGTTTTATACGACCAACCGTATGCAAGACGGCAGTATTACGAAAACGGTGGTAACGGCACCGATGGCACTGCAAATGGTGGCAGGCGCGGTAAAGAATGGGATAAACGCATGATTGCAGACCACGGTGACGAAATCACGGCAGCGGTCGCTAAAAAAGTAGGTGGTCGCCTTGGCTGA
- a CDS encoding DUF6751 family protein, translating into MMMATETAVLYHLEDGEITSKAELNGVTWREVTQSSASSRVTQADHGMTIAKKIVVRVPAESAPGGFSPVVGDMIVHGACSLNVGESDVTLSAAGAVTVQTVSDNRQGHMPHWKLEAV; encoded by the coding sequence ATGATGATGGCGACTGAAACGGCGGTGCTGTACCACTTGGAAGATGGGGAAATTACGTCAAAAGCGGAGCTAAATGGTGTCACTTGGCGGGAGGTAACACAGTCATCTGCGTCAAGTCGTGTGACGCAAGCAGACCACGGTATGACTATCGCAAAAAAAATCGTTGTCCGCGTCCCTGCCGAATCTGCGCCGGGCGGTTTCTCCCCTGTTGTTGGCGATATGATTGTGCATGGTGCTTGCAGCCTTAATGTCGGTGAGTCGGATGTGACGCTTTCTGCTGCTGGTGCTGTGACCGTGCAGACGGTTTCAGACAACCGGCAGGGACATATGCCACACTGGAAATTGGAGGCGGTCTAA
- a CDS encoding phage major capsid protein — translation MITREQATALIQEQLVKTIFQDVPKQSAVLPLMRQLPNMTSKQTKIPVLDMLPMAYWVNGDTGFKQTSEQSWDNVYMTAAELAVIVPIPEAVMADSSYDILGEATPRVNEAMGQRIDQAILFGLNRPSEWQTDIITRARNAGNNVSGGISYDGLLGTNGLISKVEDSGHMVNGIVASVKTRSALRGIKDTTGHPLFMSDMKAATPYTLDGTSIAFPMNGSFDNTVALMVAGDFSQAVYAMRQDITVKLLDQGVIQDPTTKAIVYNLAQQDMIALRVVMRLGWALPNYATRLDEDRTTVPFAYMEPASAFTDYKVTLTVKDDATTPVAISGATVDVDGSRLKTDASGQAVYNLRTGTYPVTIKASGYRTVTDTITVSTSAVTKSITLPINA, via the coding sequence ATGATTACAAGAGAACAGGCTACTGCCCTTATTCAGGAGCAGTTGGTAAAAACAATTTTTCAGGATGTTCCGAAGCAGTCCGCAGTGTTGCCGCTCATGCGTCAGTTGCCGAACATGACAAGCAAACAGACCAAAATTCCGGTCCTTGACATGCTGCCAATGGCCTACTGGGTAAACGGTGACACAGGATTCAAGCAGACGTCTGAACAGTCATGGGACAACGTGTATATGACCGCCGCCGAGCTGGCTGTTATTGTGCCTATTCCAGAGGCGGTTATGGCCGATTCCAGCTACGATATTTTGGGAGAGGCCACCCCACGCGTCAATGAGGCTATGGGGCAGCGAATCGACCAGGCAATTTTGTTTGGCTTGAACCGTCCATCTGAATGGCAGACAGATATTATCACCCGCGCCCGTAACGCGGGTAATAACGTTTCTGGCGGTATTAGCTATGATGGCTTGCTTGGTACTAATGGCCTGATTTCTAAGGTTGAAGATTCCGGCCATATGGTAAACGGAATCGTTGCATCCGTCAAAACTCGTTCTGCTCTGCGCGGTATCAAAGACACAACTGGACATCCGCTGTTTATGAGTGATATGAAAGCGGCAACCCCGTACACGCTGGATGGCACTTCTATCGCATTCCCAATGAATGGAAGCTTTGATAATACCGTTGCGCTTATGGTGGCAGGTGATTTCAGTCAGGCTGTTTACGCTATGCGTCAGGATATTACTGTTAAGCTGCTCGACCAGGGCGTTATTCAGGACCCGACCACCAAAGCAATCGTGTACAACCTTGCGCAGCAGGATATGATTGCTTTGCGCGTGGTTATGCGTCTTGGCTGGGCGCTGCCAAACTACGCTACACGGCTGGATGAGGACCGCACAACGGTGCCGTTTGCGTACATGGAACCGGCATCTGCATTTACGGATTACAAAGTCACACTGACGGTTAAGGATGATGCAACAACTCCTGTTGCTATCAGTGGCGCTACCGTTGACGTTGACGGCTCGCGCCTTAAGACGGATGCCAGTGGTCAGGCTGTATACAATCTGCGTACTGGTACTTATCCAGTAACAATCAAAGCGTCTGGATACCGTACGGTAACCGATACAATTACTGTTTCGACTTCCGCAGTCACTAAGTCTATTACACTGCCAATTAACGCTTAA
- a CDS encoding capsid protein, translating to MFKKLLKWLRSMLNQMFDTGNEQDIALSEKMSSAIDMWARMYENGGPWCNAKTGIHSCKLPSIIASEFARLVTIEIEVDVTGSPRADFLQQQMNKMLDRIRSYAELGCALGGIVFKPYVQDGKIIIDAVQGDDFFPTSFDASGRMTGCIFVEQIRRKNSIFTRAEHHEYQNGTHTIQNRAFESHSSDSIGTPIDLSAVPEWAQISPDAQISNVDRPLFAYFRVPQANRQDRHSPLGTSVFADAVETIHDFDEQYGRYLWEYRGGEMALDVADDYLRKSPDGECFSMPERDKRLYRGHDVPTGDQTFYQIFAPALRDESFARGMNTMLKQIEMQVGLAYGTLSDPQNVAKTATEINASRQRSYCTVKDIQKALQNALDDLIYSMDKLATLYNLAPQGSYQTAYDWDDSIVNEPSQRKQMFWQYVIAGKFPFWRYLMEFESYTEEDAKAIAGEAQKGQVDPFADGKEEMQNEIS from the coding sequence ATGTTTAAAAAGCTATTGAAATGGCTGCGGTCTATGCTCAACCAGATGTTTGATACTGGTAACGAGCAGGATATTGCGTTATCTGAAAAGATGTCAAGCGCGATTGATATGTGGGCGCGAATGTATGAGAATGGCGGCCCATGGTGCAATGCGAAAACAGGAATACATAGCTGCAAACTACCATCCATTATCGCTTCTGAATTTGCCCGGCTTGTCACAATCGAAATTGAAGTTGATGTTACTGGTTCGCCGCGTGCTGATTTCCTGCAGCAGCAGATGAATAAAATGCTTGACCGCATCCGCTCTTATGCTGAGCTTGGCTGCGCGTTAGGTGGCATTGTGTTCAAGCCCTATGTGCAGGACGGCAAAATTATAATTGACGCTGTTCAGGGGGATGACTTCTTCCCTACTTCATTTGATGCATCTGGTCGTATGACCGGGTGCATTTTTGTTGAGCAGATTCGGCGAAAGAATAGCATTTTTACCCGTGCTGAGCATCACGAGTATCAAAACGGTACTCACACAATTCAGAACAGAGCGTTTGAAAGTCATTCATCCGATTCTATTGGCACACCGATAGACCTTTCCGCTGTCCCGGAATGGGCACAAATTTCACCAGACGCGCAGATTTCAAACGTTGACCGGCCACTATTCGCGTACTTCCGCGTGCCGCAGGCGAACCGGCAGGACAGGCATTCTCCACTGGGAACTTCGGTGTTTGCAGATGCAGTCGAGACAATACACGATTTTGATGAGCAGTATGGCCGCTATCTATGGGAATATCGTGGCGGTGAAATGGCGTTGGACGTTGCAGACGACTATTTGAGGAAGAGTCCAGACGGCGAATGCTTTTCAATGCCAGAACGTGACAAGCGGTTGTATAGAGGGCATGATGTTCCCACGGGCGACCAAACATTTTATCAGATTTTTGCGCCTGCGCTGCGGGATGAAAGCTTTGCACGCGGCATGAATACCATGCTCAAACAGATTGAAATGCAGGTTGGCCTTGCTTACGGAACATTGTCAGACCCGCAGAACGTTGCAAAGACGGCGACTGAAATCAATGCAAGCCGTCAGCGCAGCTATTGCACTGTAAAAGATATTCAAAAGGCACTTCAAAACGCGCTTGACGACTTGATTTACAGCATGGATAAACTTGCGACACTGTACAATTTAGCACCGCAGGGGTCCTACCAGACTGCATACGATTGGGATGATAGCATTGTAAACGAGCCAAGCCAGCGAAAACAAATGTTTTGGCAGTATGTCATAGCTGGTAAATTCCCGTTTTGGCGGTATCTCATGGAGTTTGAAAGTTACACCGAGGAAGATGCAAAAGCGATTGCAGGCGAGGCGCAGAAAGGACAGGTTGACCCGTTCGCGGATGGAAAGGAAGAGATGCAGAATGAAATATCGTAA